A genome region from Labilibaculum antarcticum includes the following:
- a CDS encoding phosphoribosyltransferase family protein, translating to MEYRNISDLNQIILKRLDVLPRDFDLIVGIPRSGMLPANLLALYLNKPYTDIDSFLNGHVYKSGERGQFFDIKEFKKVLVVDDSIASGSAMKKSQKKLEEVAGNFDLKYCAIYVVPGKEKLVDYYFESVPLPRYFQWNIFNHTTLEKACFDIDGVLCIDPTEEQNDDGEKYTDFVLNAPPLYIPGAKIGTIVTSRLEKYRKETEIWLDKHNVKYNKLVMLDLPNKEARQKANSHGQHKAKTYASEPYVLMIESDLVQSIEINRLTKKPVLCTANFEMIFDSQSLKYNIKSGKHFPFLRKIALKIRDKMRGN from the coding sequence ATGGAATACAGGAATATATCAGATTTAAATCAAATTATACTAAAAAGGCTTGATGTACTTCCACGCGATTTTGACCTAATTGTTGGAATCCCAAGAAGTGGTATGTTGCCTGCAAATTTATTAGCGCTCTACCTTAATAAACCTTATACAGATATCGATTCTTTTTTAAACGGTCATGTATATAAATCGGGTGAAAGAGGTCAATTTTTCGATATCAAAGAATTTAAAAAGGTTCTTGTTGTGGATGATAGTATTGCTTCCGGATCAGCAATGAAGAAAAGCCAAAAGAAATTGGAAGAGGTTGCTGGCAATTTCGATTTAAAATATTGTGCCATTTATGTGGTTCCTGGTAAAGAGAAATTAGTTGATTATTACTTCGAATCGGTTCCATTACCTCGTTATTTTCAGTGGAATATTTTCAATCATACAACACTTGAAAAGGCATGTTTCGATATTGACGGCGTGTTATGTATTGATCCAACAGAGGAACAGAATGATGATGGCGAAAAATACACCGATTTTGTTTTAAATGCTCCACCACTATATATTCCTGGCGCTAAAATTGGAACCATTGTAACATCTCGTCTTGAGAAGTATAGAAAAGAAACTGAGATTTGGTTGGATAAACACAATGTGAAGTACAACAAGCTTGTAATGCTCGACCTTCCAAATAAGGAGGCACGACAAAAAGCAAATAGTCATGGACAACACAAGGCTAAAACATATGCGTCTGAACCTTATGTTTTAATGATTGAAAGCGATTTGGTTCAATCAATAGAAATTAATCGTTTGACCAAAAAACCAGTTTTGTGTACAGCAAATTTTGAAATGATTTTTGATTCACAATCACTTAAGTATAACATTAAAAGTGGGAAGCATTTTCCTTTTTTAAGAAAAATAGCATTGAAAATTCGTGACAAAATGAGAGGTAACTAG